The Lolium rigidum isolate FL_2022 chromosome 2, APGP_CSIRO_Lrig_0.1, whole genome shotgun sequence genomic interval ATGATAGCTGAGTAGAACCCAACAGATGTTGTAGTTGATGATATTCTGCAAGAGCTTCAgctgaaaaaggcaagtgaaagagGGAAGCAACATCAGTAGTAGTGAGAACCTCTAGAACTGAGAGTGAAGCATCCTTGAAAAAGGATAAAAGATAGGGCCATTTGCTGGATAAAATACCCAGAAACCATTTTTCTGTTCAGAACAAAATGGTATTTCCACTCATGAGTGAACATGTTGCCGAAGATTTGTAGACCACTAAAGACTTAAGACAGTCTCTCCACCAGAATGAGATATCCCTGATCCAAAGAGGAGGCAAGGAATTTTGATAATAAAGTTCCCATACTAGATTTACCCAAGGGATATTCTCCTTATTAGAAAATTTATGAATATGCTTCATCACTAAACAATCATTCTGCACAGAGAGCTTGAAACTCCCAAACCTCCTTGATTCTTTGGCCTACATACCATATCCCAGGATGCCAGGGGATGAGTTTTACTACCCAAATCTTTGTTCCTCCATAAAAAATGTCTTCTGTACTTATCACATTCATCAAGAACCCACTAATAAATCTTTAGAGTGCTCATACAGAAAATTGGCAAGGAGGAAAGGACAGAATCTACCAATCTAAGTTTACTGCCATAATTCAAATACATGGAACATGAGGGCAGTATTCTATGAATGCACATGATAAGAGACATGAAGTATTCCTTTCTAGGCTTAGGGGAAAACccaaaaaaattagagagatatttCCTAACTGACAATTCAGAGGAGAAGTGAAGATGGGAACTCTATCTTCAGAAATATTAATGGGTATCAAGTTTAACTTAGCATAGTTCACCTTGAGACCAGATGCAACACCAAAAGTGAGAAACAATTCTTTAAGATCCAATAACCGAGGAACATCAGCTTGCATGGTAACAAGGGTACCATCAACATGTTGCACTATGGGGAAGTCTGAAGAACACTACAGCTAGGGATAAAAACCTGTGAACATGCCCAGATATCATAGCATGATTGACCAAAGATTGCAATGTATCAGCAGCCAGACCAAAGAACAAAGGGGACAAAGGGTCCCCTACTCCCCTTGCCTCACTCCTCTTTGACATTTAAAAACAGACCTGGCACTCCATTGAGCAGAACTGCAGAAGTGGCAGAAGATAAAATTTGCTTTATCTAGTAGTACCATTTTAGCCCAAAACTTCACATGATACCACAGTACCACTCCTCAAATTTATACGTTTGTTACTattcacaagatgtgtgtttacaatCCCTAGAATTTTCATAACAAAATTTGAAATACACACATATCAACGAAATAGACAAATCTATAATGACATGAATAGTGTCACAAAAATACAAAAGCACAAATGACAATGTTATTTCTCTCCATGTGTATTTCGAATTTGTTCTAAATATTCCAAGGATTCTACAAACATATTTTGTGAACACTCACAAAAAAACAGAAACttgtaaatttgaattttgagtagtggtatcatggtatcatgtagGAATAGGAAAGCACATAGGCAttgtaagaaaaaaaaaatggttTTTGGTCTTCGGTCCTGAAACATCACAAATGACACTAtattattgaggaagaaaggaatTATTCTATTGCATCAGCTCTTAGTGTTGATTCATGATATATCTCGTCCCTACAAACCGAATGACCCTAAAATTACTAAATTAGTCTGAAATTAAATCCCCAATCAGAACTTATCCCGGTTTAGGAGGTCTACTATACGCCTATACCATTCAACGGGGAGGGGGAAGTATACTCTCTCCATTCACAATAATAAATCATTTTGGATAATGACACGGTCATCAACATCGTTGGAGTACTGATTTTTATTATTATAAGTATAAAAAGAACAGATTATAATATTCGAGAAAAAAATAAGCCATATAAATAGTTTGGGGGGAAAATGGACTGTCCTCAATCTTTGCGGGGATTTACCCATATTCCTTCAGAATTTATTTTGCATATGCACAAAATTGAGAAAGCAGGAGGAGAAACCATTTGTTTGAGGCATTTACGGTAATTTTTTTTAATGATTTTGCCATTCTCTCTGTTCACCCAATTCAGTGACACAACAGCCCGGATAGCGAAAACATACTACAAAAAAGGAAACGTCCGCAGCAAACCCTTGTGTGAACTTGTATATATAAGGTCAAGTGTCAACGCTGATAAGTGACCCAACTCTTAAGTCAGAACTAAATACAGTTGCAGCAAATCTCTTTTAAACATTCTTGCACTTCAGGACCTCAATCCAGGCCACTTTAATCCTGGCCGTCCATTCTGTCAACGTGGTGCGTTCTGAGCCGTCCAATCTTCCGATCGAACCATCCTGGCCGTCGGATGAGATCCTGGGTACTTCTCATGTGGTCCGAGCCGTCCAAACCTCGCGACCCCTCTTCACCGCCCGTGCCATACCCGCCCAGACGCtgacatggggggggggggggctgcttTCCTCCGGGCCCGGCTGTCAGCGGCTGGGGGTACGTGCGCGCGTCCGTGTCGGTCCGCAGCTCGTCGTGTGGTGGCTCCGCATTTCATAACATATCCACAATAATGCCTAGAACGGTTTAATCTTTCACTGAGCATTAGTGAATATATAAACAACTCTCTCATTATCATTTCAAAATGATTGAATAAACATGTAGAGAACCATAATTGTTCCCTTTCTTGGAAAAGATACAAACACCGACCACATCGGctatgctcccatttcgaaaaaaaaaacaccaaCCCACAACATCAGAAAATGCTCATAATGTTAAGCCGGCTTACATATTCGCAAAAAATAGACATGTGCAGCAAGGAAGATCCTTTCTAAGTGCCCAAAACAAAATTTAGGAGCCTCCATGAAACCATATTGTTTTTCTTCCGATGAAATCATATTGCTTGACTGCCTATTATATTAATTAAGTCAAAAATCACCATTATTCCCATAAGAGTACAGAGCCTAGACCTCCGCCTTCCTGTAGATAATGTTCAGCGCATCAGTGTATAAGGCCACCAAATTTGACAGCACAGCAAGCACTATCATGGTTATAGCTAAAATCTTGTCGCGCTTGGTTGCAACTCCATAAGAATCCCTACAGAACAACAAGCAGAACAGTAagccaggggcacctacaagctgGGGACTTGTATGGCACAAATAAAATTGTTAGTTACCTCAGTATGATCATAGCAGGAAATATGAAGCCAATAAGGACAGCAGCCGTGGCACCGGTGACTTGGAACGCATCCCAGATGCTCGGTATGAAGTTAGCAGCAAGATAAATCACAACAAGGAGTGAGATTGAGATAATGGTGAACCTTCGGTTGTCAAGAGAAATGTGCCCTGAGGTGGGGAATAGCAGTCCATCGAAGTTGAGCCTAAGGGCAAAGAAGACTATAGGGAAGACCAGCATGACATGGACAACATAGCTGACTCTCACTACATCATTGAAGACATCGCTGAATGGAATACGGAGGTCAGAGTCAAAATTAGCGAGCACATCGGACAGTGTACCCTCGCCAAAGAGGAGATACGCAAACAAGCCTGTCGCAACGTAGACAGTCGAACAGAGAGCCAGTGAAGTTTGCACTATGGGCTTCGTCTGAGTTCTATCTTCCAGCTCATTATCGATGCTGTGAACTGTCCAGTTATGAAAGGCACATGCTTAGACCTCAGAAAATAACAGCAAAAGCAAACCAAGTGGGTAGTAGGAGACACACCATTGTAGTGGCAAATGTAGGCAGTGACAAGAACCGGTACAGCTGTAAAGAGTTCCCAGATGGAATTATTTTCATCTATCTTAGGGAAGAGTTTAGGAATCTCAGCAGTTCCTTGGAAGAGTCTGACAATAGCGATTCCAGCAGTGATGACAACAAAAACCACAGCAAGAGCAACCGATATAGCAGATGTGTATTTCAATGAATCTATGACCAAAGATGTTTTATTAGTATTTAGTACAGATGCATAATATAAAATCACTTTCTATAATGTAGCAAATACTTACCCAATTTCTTAAAGCTCACCAATGGAGCAAACACAAAAATAGTCGTGGCGAGGAGAACAACCGGCCGAGAATTCCACAATTGAGATCCAAACCATCCCTCAAAGACACCACGGTGATGAACACCGTTTGTAGATGTTCCGGATAGCACATCACCTAGTAAAGATGAACAATCAGTACCAATAATAGCATGAGGCGAAGCATATGATCGGATATAATCAGTTCCTTCAAAAAAGTGAGAAcatttcctcctcttcttccgatGTGCTTCCTAACACATCGCTTGGACACATGTTAAGAGTAATCATGTAGTACAGTGTAAGGAGGTAGATCAGACTAAAATCACAATTCGATTATTATAGAAGTATAGTGCTTAACAATATATATTATGGGAAATGGAAACCCAACCCTAATGAACAGATAATAATTAGCCTAACTGAACCAAATAATTTTTAGTAAGAAATATTGGAAGAACTATCATCAAATATGTTTGCACTACCAGTCATGTGTCATGTTAAACATGAATAATTAAGAAACTACTAAGCTTCCAAGGACTCCAGATTATGCAGCTTACTACCAATTTCGGACATTCAAAATACAAATGTAGATCATAACAAAAATGGGTTATGTGTATCCTAGGCATACCAATGATAATCATGTATACAATCATGACGCCGAGGTTGTTTATCACCACAGATGCTTGCAGCGCGATCCTCCCCCACCGACCAAAACTGTCGCCCATGAGCCGGCCATAGGACGTAATCTCGCCCTCGTGGCTGCACCTGAGCAGCATGTCAATGGACGCCTCCGTGAGAAACGCCAAGAGGACGATCATCAAGATACCAGGTACAATGCCTAGCATCTTGATGCTCGCCGGCAGGGCCATGATCCCAGCCCCTACAATGGTCGTCGACAGATTGAAAACCGCGCCAGAGAAAGAAGCTCCATTGAACTCGTGGATACTGTATCCCAGTATTCCATGTTCCTCGTTGAACGGGAGAAGTGGCATGGCCTCATCTCTCGTTTCACTAGATGAGGCGTCGCCAATCCCCATTTGCTTCGATCTCCTGTATGTGCAGACATTTTATATGAGAAAAAACTGAATATGGATGATGGAGTTTGTTTATTGCTTTTCTTCAATATATATATCCTTCTTTTTATAGGAACCTTGTTGTGAATTAAAGATAGCAGAATCCCAGTTCCATTTATCTTGGAAGAATACTGCTTCCGGTTATTCAGGAAAGAACTAAGATTTCAAGTTAGGACTCCCTAATGACACTTTGACAAGACAATGCCTAACTCTTATATAGTACTCCTACATAAGGTTTCATACAGGTTCACTCAGGAGATGTTCAGTACAGCAATGTGCAAATATTCATCACAACATTTAAAAATCATATAATCTCACCCAAATTTTAAGGAAGTTGTTCAGGGCATGCATAATGCCATTATGGGGTTACCAATCCGCTAACCCGATCGAATGGGGACAAAACCTCAGTCAGAAAACCCAATCCTACCAGAATGGATCTATGTCGACAACTAAAAACCAACAAGCGTACCATACATACCTCTCCAGAACCCCAACCGAAACCAGCGAAGAATGGAGACGACCGAGATCAATCAGGGAGAAGAATTCTGCGCGCGCAGGTGCGTGCGTAGTAGACTAGACGGAGTGCTCCCCCTCCTCTCCCACCTCCGTCCTTCTTATAGGCGAATGCCGCGTGCGGCGTCGTCTCCTAGCTAGAACTGGAAGGGTTCCTGCCTTCCTTGCCGCCGCGTCGAGCACCTGTCCGGTCCCTTTCGACAGaaatttcaaaagaaaagtattgAAACCCAGCCCAGATTGCCTTCCTGTCTTGTCTTCCAACAGTCGATCTTCGCTTCCTCTTACTTGCCAGATTAGTTTATTCTCTGGCCGGTTGCTTGCTTGCCGCCACGCCTTTTCTAGCGACGGGAGTGTCTTGCTGGTTCTTATCCTCGAGATGGACGGAAATGTCGAACCGTGCGGCGCCGCCGGTGAGCGTGGTACCCCGGCgaagaagacgatgacgacgagagcGAGCGGGACGGATCTACCGCCTGCTTGCCGATAGGACTGTCTGTTACATAGAGAGAGCTGCAGGTAGCCCGAGCGAGTTTTTTCATGCTGGTTTCGAGCGAGTTTTGTTACTACAATTTTGACCCAACTCTGAACGGCACATGCTAGATCTACACTTCAAATGTATGCATCCGTGGCACGCCAAAATGAAGAATGATCGGAATGGTTTAGAGCGAGTTTGTCATTGtggttaaaatagccggctatagccgatAGCCGCGATTTTTTTTAAAGCTATGAAagactatagccgggctatagccatATAGCGGATTTGCTAAATAATAAAAAAATTTGGGCATCATatagtcatatatatatatatcaataattCACAAATTAATAACATAATAACATCTTCACATAGGAGATACACATAATAGTTCACACATAGTTAAATACATAGTTTTGTCCAAATATTACAACATCATTACGTAGTTTAGGACATAGTTACGCCCATAATTACATAACTAGAGCTTAGTGGCTATTTCGCCAAGCAAATGGGCCGGCCGACAGAAAATTTTGATCCAAAATTTGGGCCCATTAAGCGGGAAGTTAGCGGCTATGAGGCTAAATTAAGGCTAAATAGCCTTAGCCGGGCTATTAGCGACTATTTCTGTTATAGCCTCTAAAGTCTCTAGCTATAGCCGCAGGCCTCACGAAagactatagccgggctatagctggCTATAGCAGGCTATTTTAAACAGAGGTATCATGGAGATCAGAAGAAAAATGTGAAGTAGCCAGAGAGTCAAAGGCGTGGCTGACAGAAGGAATGGAATTGCGCTCTGGCTGAACGGCTGTTGTGGGAGCCATGATGAGCCATAGCTAGCGAAGTCCACCATGTTTTTCTTTGGAGGGGCTGGAAATGGACATGACTAAAATACTCCCTTTGTACTGATCAGCGataattaatatggatcggagggagtgtaACTTTTTTTAACATACTCTACACCTTTATATcacaacgagaaaacaacaacgtCGTTGAACTTTCAGATTGCATCTATCTGACGTGTCAATATGCTGTGAGCtttgtagtaaaaaggaaaaaaaaacgaaTTCAATTTTCACCCAACAATTGTGCATTTATGAGACAAATTATCCTATCTACTTTTGCCGAAATGTCCCATTTAAGAAAAATATGAACATGCTGTTGTCCAATTTTAGCATTCACTGTGTGTTGTTGGATAAGGGCAACATATTCAACGCGGCCTTGTCCCCAACCATATCTAGCCTTCATATCACAATACATTCTATTACTCGTCGCCATTTTCATAATTTCGAGCACCAATCATAGCCTCACACGTTGCCAACAGACACACATCAGAAAAAGAGGATCGGAAATTTCCGAAAGGAGTAATCTACATAAGTTGTCACTAGTTGGGTGTCACGAATGCACAACTAAATGGTCAAAAGTAAAATTCAGTCCAAAGGAAAATTTGCATTTATTCTCTTTCCGACCAAAATGACCAGGCCAATTCCTGATCCACGCCACCTCCCTCTCCATCCATGGAAGACGATAGCGATGGCGAGGGTTCCTACGACAACCCTTTCGAGGGTACCATCAACAACGATGAATCCTGCGGCGATCCTTTCGACGCCGAAGAGGGCGACGACGGATGCCTAGGGTTATGCGGAGATCtgtccgaggaggaggacgacgacgacaacaaTGGCGAGGGGACGTGCGTAGTCCCTTGCTGCTTCGAGGGTGACGAAGAAGATGACATCGAGGATCTATGCATATCCCCCTGCAACGATGACGATGGGGAGAGCGTGGAGGATCTCAAAGCTGGAGTTGATGCCGATGCAATGGAAGCGACCCTTTTAGCGTCGACCTTGTCGAGGATCATGGCTTTGTAGAAGTTGTGCACCTCCAGAACCCAGGGATCCATTCCCAATGTCGAGGCGGTCAAGAGCATGAAGTCGTCTTTGTGTTTCTTCACGACGACACACTCCTTCTCAATCTGAATCTTCTCTTCTTGCTTTTGGAGTAGCGCCGTCCACCTCTCGTCGGCCTTCTGGTCTCGAATGAGCAGGTTCAAAGAGGCATCAGCGAGGCACTTGTTGATCCATGACTGGATCTTCTCGGTCGACGCTGCTTCAAGCGTGGTATCCGTGGCCGCGTTGTTGCCGATATGGCGCCGTGCCGATGCTGCAAGCGATGCATCTAGATCAATGATTCCATCTTTGCCCCTCGCCAAGGACATACGCGTCGACCTCCACTTCTCACAGGTTTGGATCTTGCTATATCAATGCAGCAAGACAAATCCTCTATGTcatgatcctcatcatcatcaacatcaacatcaacatcaacGACTTTGCTAAGCCTTACCCTTTTGGTGTGGTCTCGTAGTTCCTTCGAACCCACTTCTCATTTCCGTGTAGTTCCTTGTAGCAATGTTGCAAATCTAAGGGTTTTTGTACACCTTTCTTGTTCATTGCTTGTAGATGTCTTGTTGGAGAAGTCCATACTCGGAGATTGGAAACCCTACTCGGTGGTGCATTGTTCACCGCATAAACGGGCCCGACCCATCGGTTGCAATGCTCAAGTATTGTGCcccaacgatgatcaagtgagcctTGGGTTCAGTTTGATGGAACATCGATGGTCTTGTGGTAGTGCTCGTCAATTCTCTTCCAAAACTTGTCCTTTGATGCACCAAGCGACACGTTTATCCAAGCATAACACGATGCAACATCTTCCTCCTCATTGTAGTTCCTTGACCTTTTGCTCTTGGCGCCGACACATGGGGTGTTTGTTGATTCCTCCACCTCGGTCAcctctcctcatcatcatccacgCCGGCCACCTCTTCCTTGATAACAAACTCCTCGgccacctcttcatccataccactGAAATGGATATCATTGAGCCCTTGCGAGGACGAGGAATCCAATTGTGACATGAATTTCGTGATGCCAAGCTCGGTCAGACTCGGTTGAGAATGAccgaccttcttcttcttcttctcctccgtcATCTGTGAGTGAGCCTTCATGGCCTCCATCGGCTTTCGCGCCCGCGTGCCACACAACAACGAAAtaagagcaagttcaatagtGTAGCGAGCTGATGGCTATAAGCAATAtgccacatcatctatagtcaatatatagctaacatgtataatagttggctctAAGAATGGACTACTTTATCAATACATGGCCCACTATTTAGTCTCACAAAATgtttaggagcacgtgctagagttggCTCTTGCATTATAGCTCACTCaccttctctctcttcttctctcccCCTCCAACTAAGCATATATATTATATTTAAATTTTTATAGCCTGCTGACTAAGTAagttttattgtacttgctcaaAGGCATTTGCATTTATTTCCAGTTGCGAGCCAATGCGACCAGGCCAAGCCTCCGGTTGGCAGTTTGGCAGTTTGTGAGCCCAACCAGGCCCAGCCGCCCAGCCGGAGATCCCAAAAGGCCAAAACTCACCTACTCAGATCTGATTGTCCGGGCCCCACATTGTCTGAGACTAGAACCCCCATCCACGCCGCCGCCCTCTCCGTGACTCCGTCCATGGGAGAATACAGCGACGGCGATGGCTTCCCTTTCGAGGACGCCAGCGACGGCGATGGCTcctgcggcgaggaagaggacgacgacggatgcctaggcttatccagaggtccctccgacgaggaggacgaggacggcaGCAACGGCGAGGGGATGTGCGAAGTCCCTTGCTgcttcgacgacgacgacgacgaggaagatcgACGATATCGAGGGCGAGGAGTTATGCGACGAGGAGGGAAATGGCGAGGACCTCGTCGACGACCCGTGCGATGAAGACGACTACGAGGGGGACGTGGAGGCCGAGGATCTGTGCGAGGACCCCTCCTCCAACGACGGCGAAGAGGGGGAGCGGGAGGTGGTCACCGTCTCCGGCTTCTCTATCGCTGATGGTTCCCACATCTCTGAACCCGTcctggatgattcctcctcctcctcctactcctcctcctccgacgacgacgaggacgacgtcaCCGGCTCCGAGAGGTTCATGCCGATCGCGTTGCCGCTGCGACCAACACCATCACCCTGGACCACCGCCCATTTTTTGGAAGCAGTTGCAGAGCACACCGACTCCGACGACGACATTGGTTACGACACCGACGACACCGACTACGACGACGACGAATACGAGCAACACAGGCTGCCGGCGTCGCGCGCGGCGGTGGAAAGCTTACCGGAGGCGGCACTCGACGAAGAGGAGGCCGCGTGTGGCTGCGCGGTG includes:
- the LOC124689838 gene encoding amino acid transporter AVT6B-like: MSLARGKDGIIDLDASLAASARRHIGNNAATDTTLEAASTEKIQSWINKCLADASLNLLIRDQKADERWTALLQKQEEKIQIEKECVVVKKHKDDFMLLTASTLGMDPWVLEVHNFYKAMILDKVDAKRVASIASASTPALRSSTLSPSSSRSKQMGIGDASSSETRDEAMPLLPFNEEHGILGYSIHEFNGASFSGAVFNLSTTIVGAGIMALPASIKMLGIVPGILMIVLLAFLTEASIDMLLRCSHEGEITSYGRLMGDSFGRWGRIALQASVVINNLGVMIVYMIIIGDVLSGTSTNGVHHRGVFEGWFGSQLWNSRPVVLLATTIFVFAPLVSFKKLDSLKYTSAISVALAVVFVVITAGIAIVRLFQGTAEIPKLFPKIDENNSIWELFTAVPVLVTAYICHYNVHSIDNELEDRTQTKPIVQTSLALCSTVYVATGLFAYLLFGEGTLSDVLANFDSDLRIPFSDVFNDVVRVSYVVHVMLVFPIVFFALRLNFDGLLFPTSGHISLDNRRFTIISISLLVVIYLAANFIPSIWDAFQVTGATAAVLIGFIFPAMIILRDSYGVATKRDKILAITMIVLAVLSNLVALYTDALNIIYRKAEV